The proteins below come from a single Nitrospirota bacterium genomic window:
- a CDS encoding nitrous oxide reductase accessory protein NosL, whose translation MKKKSILMLTLLSTIALALLAGAAFSDPMDIPAGSRCRSCGMKVDPASVYSAQIVTGGEMLPFCDIGDMLSFYKKQKEKPSELYVRDSKSGRWIDAMKAVYVKSEKFNTPMGWGIAAFARRDEAAGFGKPMTFEETLKVLGAMMKGKM comes from the coding sequence ATGAAAAAGAAATCGATTTTGATGCTCACCCTGCTTTCGACGATTGCCCTGGCGCTGCTTGCGGGGGCCGCATTCTCCGACCCCATGGATATTCCGGCAGGCTCCCGCTGCCGCTCCTGCGGCATGAAGGTGGACCCGGCGTCGGTCTATTCGGCACAGATAGTGACGGGCGGAGAGATGCTCCCCTTCTGCGACATCGGCGACATGCTCTCCTTCTACAAAAAGCAGAAGGAAAAGCCCTCGGAGCTTTACGTCAGGGATTCGAAAAGCGGCCGGTGGATTGACGCCATGAAGGCCGTCTACGTCAAGAGCGAGAAGTTCAACACGCCCATGGGCTGGGGCATCGCGGCATTCGCTCGCCGCGACGAGGCCGCGGGCTTCGGCAAGCCGATGACGTTCGAGGAGACCCTGAA